One segment of Brassica napus cultivar Da-Ae chromosome C3, Da-Ae, whole genome shotgun sequence DNA contains the following:
- the LOC125583631 gene encoding uncharacterized protein LOC125583631 isoform X2 → MERDRPSYIDPWDRDSRFPFGTFLNGRNQEQSRRSNSMTTRKHDDYLAQGFTNATSSRDFPRLKTEEGNEGDPDAVKISSSDLSLAVQSLSVGDSGITAGEGWASAPAEVPNDIKKSGSDSDITSNTLTGQTRNMAEALLQPPRTGAFPQGYSMIKRLEDQALKLIPVVPSAPKGSVSMTKPMVRSGAVGLASFRNTHKHSSMLLGNIHSNYGKPDSKLVILNPAGKESGGPSRITNSVAAGFQMIAAPSAPFITSVAQTQSRNAFYSALKKKTSTNISTSSCIFPSVEEKSDISKELVASNPSSVHAAERDGGFEPADLPDEEEAEFLKSLGWDENNTEVEALTDEEIRAFYEQHKKLKPSLMKKLPIIKEATEDATLSS, encoded by the exons ATGGAGAGAGATAGGCCGAGCTACATAGACCCATGGGACCGTGATTCTCGTTTCCCTTTCGGTACCTTCTTAAATGGAAGGAATCAAGAGCAGTCAAGACGATCAAATTCAATGACAACAAGGAAACATGACGACTACTTAGCTCAAGGGTTTACAAATGCAACGAGTTCCAGGGATTTTCCTAGGCTTAAAACCGAAGAGGGGAATGAAGGAGACCCAGACGCTGTAAAAATCTCATCTTCTGATCTAAGTCTTGCTGTTCAGAGCTTGTCTGTTGGTGACTCAGGCATTACTGCTGGGGAAGGTTGGGCATCGGCTCCGGCGGAGGTTCCCAATGATATTAAGAAAAGTGGTTCTGACTCTGATATTACTTCGAATACCTTAACGGGACAGACTCGTAACATGGCTGAAGCATTGCTGCAGCCTCCTAGAACTGGTGCATTTCCTcag GGATATTCAATGATAAAAAGACTTGAGGACCAAGCTCTTAAGCTAATACCGGTTGTGCCTTCTGCACCAAAGGGCTCA GTTTCCATGACCAAACCAATGGTTCGAAGTGGTGCAGTTGGTCTTGCTTCTTTTAGAAATACCCACAAGCATTCCTCGATGCTGCTAGGCAATATTCATTCTAATTATGGTAAGCCTGATAGTAAGCTGGTAATTCTCAACCCTGCGGGCAAAGAATCTGGAGGTCCAAGTCGTATAACCAACAGCGTGGCAGCTGGTTTCCAGATGATCGCTGCTCCATCTGCGCCATTCATTACTTCTGTGGCTCAAACGCAGAGCAGGAATGCGTTTTACAGtgctttgaagaagaagacatctaCAAACATCTCAACTAGCTCTTGCATCTTCCCTTCTGTCGAGGAAAAATCAGACATCTCTAAGGAGCTTGTAGCTAGTAACCCTTCAAGTGTGCATGCTGCAGAAAGAGATGGTGGTTTTGAACCGGCAGACCTTCCAGATGAAGAAGAGGCTGAGTTCCTTAAATCCCTTGGGTGGGACGAAAACAATACTGAGGTAGAAGCCCTTACAGACGAGGAGATCAGAGCTTTCTATGAACAG CACAAGAAGTTGAAGCCATCACTGATGAAAAAGCTGCCTATCATTAAAGAGGCAACTGAGGACGCAACTCTCAGCTCGTGA
- the LOC125583631 gene encoding uncharacterized protein LOC125583631 isoform X1 yields MERDRPSYIDPWDRDSRFPFGTFLNGRNQEQSRRSNSMTTRKHDDYLAQGFTNATSSRDFPRLKTEEGNEGDPDAVKISSSDLSLAVQSLSVGDSGITAGEGWASAPAEVPNDIKKSGSDSDITSNTLTGQTRNMAEALLQPPRTGAFPQGYSMIKRLEDQALKLIPVVPSAPKGSVSFFSGAIIIFLLSFLGLYCIYFGFIYQVSMTKPMVRSGAVGLASFRNTHKHSSMLLGNIHSNYGKPDSKLVILNPAGKESGGPSRITNSVAAGFQMIAAPSAPFITSVAQTQSRNAFYSALKKKTSTNISTSSCIFPSVEEKSDISKELVASNPSSVHAAERDGGFEPADLPDEEEAEFLKSLGWDENNTEVEALTDEEIRAFYEQHKKLKPSLMKKLPIIKEATEDATLSS; encoded by the exons ATGGAGAGAGATAGGCCGAGCTACATAGACCCATGGGACCGTGATTCTCGTTTCCCTTTCGGTACCTTCTTAAATGGAAGGAATCAAGAGCAGTCAAGACGATCAAATTCAATGACAACAAGGAAACATGACGACTACTTAGCTCAAGGGTTTACAAATGCAACGAGTTCCAGGGATTTTCCTAGGCTTAAAACCGAAGAGGGGAATGAAGGAGACCCAGACGCTGTAAAAATCTCATCTTCTGATCTAAGTCTTGCTGTTCAGAGCTTGTCTGTTGGTGACTCAGGCATTACTGCTGGGGAAGGTTGGGCATCGGCTCCGGCGGAGGTTCCCAATGATATTAAGAAAAGTGGTTCTGACTCTGATATTACTTCGAATACCTTAACGGGACAGACTCGTAACATGGCTGAAGCATTGCTGCAGCCTCCTAGAACTGGTGCATTTCCTcag GGATATTCAATGATAAAAAGACTTGAGGACCAAGCTCTTAAGCTAATACCGGTTGTGCCTTCTGCACCAAAGGGCTCAGTAAGCTTTTTTTCCGGAGCTATTATTATTTTCCTCCTCTCTTTCCTTGGGCTATACtgtatatattttggttttatttatcaGGTTTCCATGACCAAACCAATGGTTCGAAGTGGTGCAGTTGGTCTTGCTTCTTTTAGAAATACCCACAAGCATTCCTCGATGCTGCTAGGCAATATTCATTCTAATTATGGTAAGCCTGATAGTAAGCTGGTAATTCTCAACCCTGCGGGCAAAGAATCTGGAGGTCCAAGTCGTATAACCAACAGCGTGGCAGCTGGTTTCCAGATGATCGCTGCTCCATCTGCGCCATTCATTACTTCTGTGGCTCAAACGCAGAGCAGGAATGCGTTTTACAGtgctttgaagaagaagacatctaCAAACATCTCAACTAGCTCTTGCATCTTCCCTTCTGTCGAGGAAAAATCAGACATCTCTAAGGAGCTTGTAGCTAGTAACCCTTCAAGTGTGCATGCTGCAGAAAGAGATGGTGGTTTTGAACCGGCAGACCTTCCAGATGAAGAAGAGGCTGAGTTCCTTAAATCCCTTGGGTGGGACGAAAACAATACTGAGGTAGAAGCCCTTACAGACGAGGAGATCAGAGCTTTCTATGAACAG CACAAGAAGTTGAAGCCATCACTGATGAAAAAGCTGCCTATCATTAAAGAGGCAACTGAGGACGCAACTCTCAGCTCGTGA